The following coding sequences are from one Limnobacter sp. SAORIC-580 window:
- a CDS encoding pirin family protein produces the protein MFQIRKSSERGYANHGWLESYHSFSFSSYYDPKHMGFGPLRVINEDIVQPQTGFGTHGHRDMEIITYMLGGELSHRDSLGGGSAIKPNQIQRMSAGTGIRHSEMNAHKTDAAHLLQIWIEPAVNGVEPGYKDHDLDVESITGQLGLVVTGDKAEAEAKKIAFIHQDAKMYAGRLSNQSVHRELDPARKGYLHVAKGSLSVGNVLLQTGDALLIAGERELNFDVSEQAEVLFFDLPA, from the coding sequence ATGTTCCAGATCAGAAAATCCAGCGAGCGCGGTTATGCCAACCATGGTTGGCTCGAGAGCTACCACAGCTTCTCCTTTTCCAGCTACTACGATCCCAAGCACATGGGCTTTGGCCCTTTGCGCGTGATCAATGAAGACATTGTTCAACCGCAAACCGGGTTTGGTACCCATGGCCATCGCGACATGGAAATCATCACCTACATGTTGGGTGGCGAACTAAGCCACCGGGACAGTCTGGGCGGTGGTTCTGCCATCAAGCCCAATCAGATTCAGCGCATGAGCGCAGGCACCGGTATTCGCCATTCCGAAATGAATGCGCACAAAACCGATGCTGCGCACTTGCTGCAAATCTGGATTGAGCCTGCGGTGAATGGCGTTGAACCTGGCTACAAAGACCACGACCTGGATGTGGAAAGCATTACCGGCCAGTTGGGACTGGTGGTAACAGGCGACAAAGCCGAGGCCGAGGCAAAGAAAATTGCCTTTATTCACCAGGACGCAAAAATGTACGCAGGCCGCTTGAGCAATCAAAGCGTGCACCGCGAGCTGGACCCCGCACGCAAAGGGTATCTGCATGTGGCCAAGGGTTCGCTGAGCGTGGGCAATGTGCTGTTGCAAACCGGCGATGCACTCTTGATTGCAGGTGAACGTGAGCTGAATTTTGACGTAAGTGAACAGGCCGAAGTTCTTTTCTTCGACTTGCCCGCTTGA
- a CDS encoding LysR substrate-binding domain-containing protein, producing the protein MTINLDSLALLELIEARGSFAAAAVALNKAPSAITYQLRQLEESLDVLIYDRSGHKAKLTPAGKALLEEGRKLLESTDALTKRVKAVASGWEAELRIVLDSVVPFEKAIPWIQAFDALESPTRLRFSSEVLSGTWEALYSGRADLLIGSRLDQNQFASATGLHIQSFGQSLFVFAVAPDHPLAHAEEPLCIDTIRQYRAVAVGDTSRNFKPLTFGLQSGQAVLTVPNLQAKVKAQLAGLGCGWLPWNLIEHEVANGDLLIKKTEDVTRQSSLCFAWQRGSQGKALDWWTKHLATVQLNFQPPQ; encoded by the coding sequence ATGACCATCAACCTCGACAGCCTTGCCCTGCTTGAATTGATTGAAGCACGGGGCAGTTTTGCCGCCGCTGCGGTGGCCTTGAACAAAGCGCCTTCGGCAATCACCTACCAACTGCGACAACTGGAAGAAAGCCTGGATGTTCTGATCTACGACCGGTCGGGCCACAAAGCCAAGTTGACCCCTGCGGGCAAAGCCCTGCTGGAGGAGGGTCGCAAGTTACTTGAAAGCACCGATGCACTCACCAAGCGTGTGAAAGCCGTGGCCAGTGGCTGGGAGGCCGAGTTGCGGATTGTGCTGGATTCAGTGGTGCCGTTCGAGAAGGCCATTCCCTGGATTCAGGCGTTTGATGCGCTGGAAAGCCCCACCCGGCTGCGTTTCTCGAGCGAAGTGCTGTCGGGCACCTGGGAGGCTTTGTACTCGGGTCGAGCCGACCTACTGATTGGCAGTCGTCTGGATCAAAACCAGTTTGCCAGCGCCACCGGCTTACACATTCAAAGCTTTGGCCAATCACTTTTCGTGTTCGCGGTAGCGCCCGATCACCCGCTGGCCCATGCGGAAGAGCCCTTGTGCATAGACACCATTCGCCAATACCGTGCAGTGGCCGTGGGTGACACCTCCCGCAACTTCAAACCCCTGACATTTGGTTTGCAAAGCGGGCAGGCCGTGCTGACGGTACCCAATCTGCAAGCCAAGGTGAAAGCCCAACTGGCCGGTTTGGGTTGTGGCTGGCTGCCCTGGAATTTGATTGAGCACGAAGTTGCGAACGGCGACTTGCTGATCAAGAAAACCGAGGATGTGACCCGGCAAAGCAGCCTGTGCTTTGCATGGCAACGCGGAAGCCAAGGCAAGGCGCTCGACTGGTGGACCAAGCACCTGGCCACAGTGCAACTTAACTTCCAGCCACCTCAATAA
- a CDS encoding GGDEF domain-containing protein, protein MSFKWKWLLTTFVAQLLLGGIFTTIQYIHMGKLAEQDLLRIQESFQSELTKAHLANNSHSLNALSSIVRDFYSRHKPAAVWVNEGSEMAYAMGDVPDDLTPAATPLLSIFDLPNTGQQLKVLFDENEVYRGRNDMLFYLAGVFLLSALACSMILLGLSNTLSARLEDLRSKAMELQSGKIQSRIEVTGRDEISCLGAAFNSMAQAIELQMKAMEESHARSVSEKNRLDMLLSSLASGVAYLDEHFNLLYLNKALAKMLKIEALNPESAKLESVLIQAGVVREQRIRLKDLVTDYFGNHEMPVELNFTDGRVLQFRFAVYNDKIQGAHAVLIVDDVSIRKNVEDLRNEVERDPLTGVLNRRGFDMTLEARLSRLLPGETLGLMFLDLDGFKAVNDTLGHKAGDQILKTSATLLKGATRNVDHVARLGGDEFAIIVARCNIQLLKNIAERIIESFACDKLLVRVRQNHGLTVSCSIGAAMHPLHGHSIQQLLEISDEQMYQAKKAGKNCYRIAGVATELLLGDAAVKV, encoded by the coding sequence ATGTCTTTCAAGTGGAAATGGTTGCTTACTACGTTTGTAGCCCAGTTGCTGCTGGGGGGCATTTTCACGACCATTCAATACATACACATGGGCAAATTGGCCGAGCAGGATCTGCTTCGCATTCAGGAAAGTTTTCAATCCGAACTGACCAAGGCTCATTTGGCCAACAACAGCCATTCGCTGAACGCACTTTCTTCAATCGTTCGGGATTTCTACTCGCGCCACAAACCCGCAGCCGTGTGGGTGAACGAGGGCAGCGAGATGGCTTATGCCATGGGCGACGTGCCCGACGACCTGACCCCGGCGGCAACCCCTTTGTTGTCGATTTTTGATTTACCAAATACCGGGCAACAACTGAAGGTGTTGTTTGATGAAAACGAAGTGTACCGGGGCCGCAATGACATGCTGTTTTACCTGGCCGGTGTGTTTTTATTGAGTGCGCTGGCCTGCTCAATGATTCTGTTGGGCTTGAGCAATACCCTGTCTGCCCGGCTCGAGGACCTTCGCAGCAAGGCCATGGAATTGCAGTCTGGAAAAATTCAGTCCCGAATCGAGGTAACCGGGCGTGATGAAATTTCCTGTCTGGGTGCGGCCTTCAACAGCATGGCCCAGGCCATTGAGCTGCAAATGAAGGCCATGGAGGAAAGCCATGCACGGTCTGTGTCCGAGAAAAACCGACTCGACATGCTGTTGTCGTCTCTGGCCAGTGGCGTTGCTTATCTGGACGAGCATTTCAACTTGCTTTATTTGAACAAAGCCCTGGCAAAAATGCTGAAAATTGAAGCACTCAATCCCGAGTCGGCGAAGCTTGAGTCGGTGTTGATTCAAGCTGGGGTGGTTCGAGAGCAGCGAATTCGTTTGAAAGACTTGGTGACTGATTACTTTGGGAACCATGAGATGCCTGTTGAACTGAATTTCACGGATGGCCGGGTGCTGCAATTCCGGTTTGCGGTGTACAACGACAAAATTCAGGGTGCCCATGCGGTGTTGATTGTAGACGACGTCAGTATTCGCAAAAATGTGGAGGACTTGCGCAATGAGGTAGAGCGCGATCCACTGACTGGCGTGCTGAACCGACGGGGGTTTGATATGACCCTGGAGGCTCGGCTTTCACGACTGCTGCCGGGAGAAACTCTTGGGCTTATGTTTCTCGACCTTGACGGGTTCAAGGCCGTGAATGACACCCTGGGCCACAAAGCAGGCGATCAAATTTTGAAGACCAGCGCCACATTGCTGAAGGGCGCAACTCGAAACGTGGACCATGTTGCGCGCTTGGGCGGCGACGAATTCGCCATTATTGTGGCCCGCTGTAATATTCAATTGCTTAAAAACATTGCGGAACGAATTATTGAATCATTTGCCTGCGACAAGCTATTGGTGCGTGTTCGGCAAAACCATGGTTTGACGGTGTCGTGCAGCATTGGCGCGGCCATGCACCCACTGCATGGGCATTCCATTCAACAGCTGCTTGAAATTAGCGATGAGCAAATGTATCAAGCCAAGAAGGCGGGTAAAAACTGCTATCGAATTGCCGGAGTGGCCACTGAACTTTTGCTTGGTGATGCAGCAGTCAAGGTCTAA
- the gluQRS gene encoding tRNA glutamyl-Q(34) synthetase GluQRS, which produces MPAPAPYIGRFAPSPTGPLHLGSLATALGSFLDAKVHHGQWLLRIEDIDEGRCDKASVEHIVRTLKRHGLQWQGEVWVQSQRHSVYETALKHLNILNLTYPCACTRKEIDDANSQRALGENRIYPGTCRQGMPEGREARAIRFRCPTEPIQWHDHRLGTFNDDLNASSGDFVLKRGDGFWAYHLVVVVDDLASKVTHIVRGEDLADTTARQIAVWKALQGGLDAQTAAQATLIPPSYWHLPVILAEDGQKLSKQTGALAVPEHDPVLNLNTVWQHFGLGKIKATEVTQWLELATLVWANYRAARAAR; this is translated from the coding sequence ATGCCCGCTCCAGCGCCCTACATTGGCCGATTCGCCCCCTCGCCCACTGGCCCACTGCATTTGGGTTCGCTGGCCACCGCACTGGGCAGCTTTCTGGATGCCAAGGTGCACCACGGGCAATGGCTTTTGCGCATTGAAGACATTGACGAGGGGCGTTGCGACAAGGCTTCTGTTGAACACATTGTGCGCACCTTGAAACGCCATGGCCTTCAATGGCAAGGGGAGGTGTGGGTGCAATCGCAACGGCATTCAGTGTATGAAACCGCTTTGAAACACCTGAACATTCTGAACCTGACCTACCCCTGCGCCTGCACCCGAAAGGAAATCGACGACGCCAATTCACAGCGGGCGCTTGGCGAAAACCGCATTTACCCCGGCACTTGCCGCCAAGGCATGCCTGAAGGCCGCGAGGCACGCGCAATTCGTTTTCGCTGCCCGACCGAGCCAATACAGTGGCACGACCACCGGCTAGGTACATTCAATGACGACTTGAATGCCAGTAGTGGCGATTTTGTATTGAAACGAGGCGATGGGTTTTGGGCTTATCACCTAGTCGTGGTTGTCGATGATTTGGCAAGCAAGGTGACGCACATTGTGCGCGGCGAAGATCTGGCAGACACCACCGCCCGGCAAATTGCCGTGTGGAAGGCCTTGCAGGGCGGGCTTGATGCGCAAACTGCTGCTCAAGCTACATTGATTCCCCCAAGCTATTGGCACTTGCCAGTGATACTGGCCGAAGACGGGCAAAAACTTTCCAAACAAACCGGTGCTTTGGCTGTGCCCGAACACGACCCTGTGCTGAACTTGAATACCGTGTGGCAACACTTCGGTTTGGGCAAAATAAAAGCCACTGAAGTGACTCAGTGGCTTGAATTGGCGACTCTGGTTTGGGCCAATTATCGGGCAGCGCGAGCTGCGCGATAA
- a CDS encoding flavodoxin family protein, which produces MTQVAIVYHSGYGHTAKVAEFVQQGVDAVEGVQSHLISVNDVNDATWDVLAKADAIIFGSPTYMGGASADFKKFADASSKVWFSQGWKNKVAGGFTNSLSMSGDKLSTLQYFVTYAMQHGMIWVGSATPGAQKPGDVAELNRVGSWVGVMTQSDNAPADVTPPASDLETAKIYGSRVAEFAKKLSA; this is translated from the coding sequence ATGACACAAGTTGCAATTGTTTATCACAGTGGTTACGGCCACACCGCAAAAGTGGCCGAGTTTGTTCAGCAGGGCGTGGATGCTGTGGAAGGTGTACAAAGCCACCTGATTTCTGTGAACGACGTGAACGATGCCACATGGGACGTGTTGGCCAAGGCTGACGCCATTATTTTCGGCTCGCCCACCTACATGGGCGGGGCTTCGGCGGACTTCAAAAAGTTTGCTGATGCGTCCAGCAAAGTGTGGTTCAGCCAAGGCTGGAAAAACAAGGTGGCGGGTGGTTTTACCAACTCGCTTTCCATGAGTGGCGACAAGCTCAGCACGCTGCAATATTTTGTAACCTACGCCATGCAACACGGCATGATCTGGGTGGGCAGTGCCACACCCGGCGCGCAAAAGCCAGGTGATGTGGCAGAACTGAATCGTGTGGGCTCTTGGGTGGGCGTGATGACCCAATCCGACAATGCCCCTGCAGACGTTACTCCGCCTGCGTCTGACCTTGAAACTGCGAAGATTTACGGCAGCAGGGTGGCCGAGTTTGCAAAGAAGTTGTCGGCCTAA
- a CDS encoding NAD(P)-dependent oxidoreductase, with product MNIVWLESETVRTPLPRPECAHTWTEYPFTTADTLKERIKEAEILIINKVKIGPAELDAAPKLKMIQLVATGTDNVDKAACAERGIKVSNVVNYGPESVAEHAMACILQLTRRVPEWETLVHDGSWSASRFFCLHTLPMRGLHTQTLGVLGSGAIGGKLIEFAKAFGMTILHIERQGVEKPREGYVTFEHGLAHSDVLSLHCPLNDQTKGLIGPDTIPKMKKGAILINTARGGLVQFDALKQAIESGHLGGAALDVLEVEPPPRDHLMVQWQHPRCIITPHVAWGTESSQANAGRLAIKHVDEFIAENL from the coding sequence ATGAACATTGTTTGGCTGGAAAGCGAAACCGTACGTACCCCGTTGCCTCGCCCAGAGTGCGCGCACACGTGGACTGAATACCCTTTCACCACTGCAGACACGCTGAAAGAGCGCATCAAGGAAGCGGAAATTCTGATTATCAACAAGGTGAAAATTGGCCCTGCCGAGCTGGACGCAGCACCTAAACTGAAAATGATTCAATTGGTGGCCACGGGTACCGACAACGTGGACAAAGCGGCTTGTGCCGAGCGCGGCATCAAGGTAAGCAATGTGGTGAATTACGGCCCCGAATCCGTGGCTGAGCACGCGATGGCGTGTATTTTGCAGTTGACCCGCCGTGTACCCGAGTGGGAAACGTTGGTGCATGATGGCAGTTGGAGCGCATCGCGCTTTTTTTGCCTGCACACACTGCCCATGCGTGGCCTGCACACCCAAACACTGGGCGTGCTGGGTAGCGGGGCGATTGGCGGCAAGTTGATTGAATTCGCCAAGGCTTTTGGCATGACTATTTTGCACATTGAACGCCAAGGCGTTGAAAAACCTCGTGAGGGGTATGTGACTTTCGAGCACGGACTGGCCCACAGCGATGTGCTTAGCCTTCATTGCCCCTTGAACGATCAAACCAAAGGTTTGATCGGACCAGACACCATTCCCAAAATGAAAAAGGGCGCGATACTGATTAACACTGCACGCGGTGGTTTGGTGCAGTTTGATGCGCTGAAACAAGCCATAGAAAGTGGGCACTTGGGCGGTGCTGCACTCGATGTGCTGGAAGTAGAGCCGCCGCCCCGCGATCACCTGATGGTGCAGTGGCAGCACCCGCGCTGCATTATCACGCCACACGTGGCTTGGGGCACTGAAAGTTCGCAGGCCAACGCTGGGCGTTTGGCCATTAAACATGTGGACGAGTTTATTGCTGAAAACCTGTAA
- the dnaE gene encoding DNA polymerase III subunit alpha, whose product MTNSSPTLPSTFVHLRMHTEFSVLDGMVRVGEAVKAAAGCGMPALAISDLSNLFGLIKFYGKARGAGVKPIAACDVWIESDRDEEQPARMLLLVQNHKGYLQLCELLSRAFLRNQKRGKATLKFEWFDEVGCDGLIAVSGFANSDIGQFLLGGNMARAEDSARKFLKYFEGRYYIELQRDGSTQAENLVNLSCQLAAKLQLPVVATHPIQFLKPEDFRAHEARVCIAQGEILSNPRRPRRFTEQQYFKTAQEMAELFADIPSAIRNSIRIAQRCNLTLELGKPKLPAFPTPDGMTLDDYLVHLSKEGLEKRLAHLFPNIEEREKMRPEYEARLKIECDTIIGMGFPGYFLIVQDFINWGKSNGVPVGPGRGSGAGSLVAYALGITDLDPLRYDLLFERFLNPERVSMPDFDIDFCQDNRDRVIDYVKQNYGRDAVSQIATFGTLGAKAVIRDAGRVLDMPYMYCDGLSKLIPQTPADPWDLDRAMADEPTFRERVENEDEAKEIIAVARPLEGLTRNVGMHAGGVLIAPGKLTDFCPLYCADGSTDSVVSQYDKDDVEAVGLVKFDFLGLRNLTILDWAVRWVRENYEDQRDFRLEDLPLDDPAVYQLFSDGNTTAVFQSESRSAKDLEKKLKPDNFEDIIALMALNRPGPLGSGMVDDFIARKKETSKTGKGRAEWYFHPKLEGILKSTYGVIVYQEQVMLVAQILAGYSLGGADLLRRAMGKKKPEEMAKQREIFTTGATERGVDPAVAKQLFDLMEKFAEYGFNKSHSAAYALIAYHTAWLKAHYPAEFMAASMSSDMDDTDKVKIFVEDAMAMCQVPGKKAGTTVTMLGPDVNESNFRFTAVRIDGEKRASAIRYGLGAVKGTGQAACEAIVAERNANGPFTSLFDFVKRVDSKQINRRVIEALIRAGAFDSLNPDRARLLASSGQAMEWAAQQAATAAQVSLFGEALGGDAPPELVEVPTWSEREKLQQEKAALGYYFSGHLFKADEDKVRQFVKLKLKDLSPGRDLVWMAGVIASLRTMMTKRGKMAVVLLDDSTAQVELSIFNEQFEANRNLLKEDSLLVLQGKVSEDSYTGGLRISAENLYSLASARAHFVSRLRLSMNGQSDAEKLRALLEPFRDPEQGCLVEIDYHNGHAACVAQLSSDWKVRPEEDLLIEMQGWLGEGNAKWVFG is encoded by the coding sequence ATGACTAATTCATCCCCCACATTGCCTTCCACGTTTGTTCACCTGCGCATGCACACCGAGTTCTCGGTGCTCGACGGCATGGTGCGCGTGGGCGAGGCTGTCAAAGCCGCCGCAGGCTGCGGTATGCCTGCCCTGGCCATTTCCGACCTGTCCAACCTGTTTGGTCTGATCAAGTTTTACGGCAAGGCGCGTGGTGCTGGCGTTAAGCCAATTGCTGCTTGCGATGTGTGGATTGAAAGCGACCGCGACGAAGAACAACCCGCACGCATGTTGCTGCTGGTGCAAAACCACAAAGGTTATTTGCAACTTTGCGAGTTGTTAAGCCGGGCGTTTTTGCGCAACCAGAAGCGCGGCAAAGCCACGTTGAAATTTGAGTGGTTTGATGAGGTAGGTTGTGATGGCCTGATCGCTGTATCAGGGTTTGCCAATTCCGATATCGGCCAGTTTTTGCTGGGTGGCAACATGGCCCGCGCCGAAGATTCGGCCCGCAAATTCCTGAAGTATTTCGAGGGGCGCTATTACATTGAGCTTCAGCGCGATGGGTCCACCCAGGCCGAGAACCTGGTGAATTTGAGTTGCCAGTTGGCTGCCAAGTTGCAGTTGCCTGTGGTGGCCACGCACCCAATCCAGTTTTTGAAGCCCGAAGACTTCCGTGCGCATGAGGCGCGGGTGTGTATTGCGCAGGGCGAAATTTTGTCGAATCCGCGCAGGCCTCGCCGCTTCACCGAGCAGCAGTATTTCAAAACCGCGCAGGAAATGGCAGAACTGTTTGCCGACATTCCCAGTGCCATTCGCAACAGCATTCGAATCGCCCAGCGCTGCAATTTAACGCTTGAATTGGGCAAACCCAAGCTGCCCGCATTCCCCACGCCCGATGGCATGACACTGGACGATTACCTGGTGCATTTGTCCAAGGAAGGTTTGGAAAAACGCTTGGCGCACCTGTTCCCGAATATCGAGGAACGGGAAAAAATGCGTCCGGAATACGAAGCGCGTTTGAAAATTGAATGCGACACCATCATTGGCATGGGCTTTCCTGGTTACTTCCTGATTGTTCAGGACTTCATCAACTGGGGCAAAAGCAATGGCGTGCCCGTGGGGCCTGGCCGGGGTTCTGGTGCAGGTTCGCTGGTGGCTTATGCCTTGGGTATTACCGATCTTGACCCGTTGCGGTACGACTTGCTGTTCGAGCGTTTCTTGAACCCTGAGCGGGTTTCAATGCCCGACTTCGACATTGACTTCTGTCAGGACAACCGCGACCGCGTCATCGACTATGTGAAGCAAAACTACGGGCGCGATGCGGTCAGCCAAATTGCAACTTTTGGTACCCTAGGCGCGAAAGCGGTTATTCGTGATGCAGGCCGTGTGCTCGACATGCCCTACATGTATTGCGACGGCCTGTCGAAACTGATTCCGCAAACCCCAGCCGACCCTTGGGACCTGGACCGGGCCATGGCCGACGAACCTACCTTCCGTGAACGGGTGGAAAACGAAGACGAAGCCAAGGAAATTATTGCCGTGGCTCGGCCACTCGAAGGCCTGACCCGCAACGTGGGTATGCACGCGGGTGGCGTGTTGATTGCGCCGGGCAAGTTGACTGACTTCTGCCCTTTGTATTGTGCCGATGGTTCTACCGATTCCGTGGTGTCGCAGTACGACAAAGACGACGTCGAAGCCGTGGGCCTGGTGAAGTTCGACTTCTTGGGTTTGCGCAACCTGACCATTCTGGACTGGGCTGTGCGTTGGGTGCGCGAAAACTATGAAGACCAGCGCGATTTCCGCCTGGAAGACCTGCCGCTGGACGACCCGGCTGTGTATCAGTTGTTCTCAGATGGCAACACCACCGCTGTGTTTCAGTCTGAATCGCGTTCTGCGAAAGACCTTGAAAAGAAACTAAAGCCCGACAACTTTGAAGACATCATCGCCTTGATGGCGTTGAACCGCCCCGGTCCTTTGGGTTCCGGCATGGTGGACGACTTTATTGCCCGCAAAAAAGAAACTTCGAAAACCGGCAAAGGGCGTGCGGAGTGGTACTTCCATCCCAAGCTCGAAGGCATCCTGAAAAGCACCTACGGTGTGATTGTTTACCAAGAGCAGGTGATGCTGGTTGCCCAGATTTTGGCGGGCTACAGCCTGGGTGGCGCTGACCTGCTTCGCCGCGCGATGGGTAAAAAGAAGCCCGAAGAAATGGCCAAGCAGCGTGAAATTTTCACGACCGGTGCAACCGAGCGCGGCGTAGACCCCGCAGTGGCCAAGCAGCTTTTCGATTTGATGGAAAAGTTCGCGGAATATGGTTTCAACAAATCACATTCGGCTGCTTATGCGCTGATTGCCTACCACACGGCCTGGTTGAAGGCTCATTACCCCGCTGAGTTCATGGCGGCGTCCATGAGTTCTGATATGGACGACACCGACAAAGTAAAAATCTTTGTTGAAGACGCCATGGCCATGTGCCAGGTGCCGGGAAAAAAAGCGGGCACCACAGTCACCATGCTGGGCCCGGATGTGAACGAATCCAACTTCCGTTTCACAGCGGTGCGCATTGATGGTGAAAAACGCGCCAGCGCCATTCGTTACGGTTTGGGTGCTGTAAAAGGAACTGGCCAGGCTGCCTGTGAGGCCATTGTTGCCGAGCGCAACGCCAATGGTCCGTTCACCAGTCTGTTCGATTTCGTGAAGCGTGTAGACAGCAAACAGATCAATCGCCGGGTGATTGAGGCACTGATTCGCGCAGGTGCTTTCGATTCTCTGAACCCAGACCGCGCAAGGTTGTTGGCCAGTTCAGGGCAGGCCATGGAATGGGCTGCTCAACAGGCCGCCACAGCGGCACAGGTGAGTTTGTTCGGTGAAGCCTTGGGTGGCGATGCACCGCCGGAATTGGTGGAAGTGCCCACCTGGAGCGAACGTGAAAAGCTGCAGCAGGAAAAAGCGGCCTTGGGTTATTACTTCAGCGGGCATTTGTTCAAGGCCGATGAAGACAAAGTGCGCCAGTTCGTCAAACTGAAGTTGAAAGACCTGTCGCCTGGCCGGGATTTGGTGTGGATGGCGGGTGTAATCGCATCGCTGCGCACCATGATGACCAAGCGCGGGAAAATGGCGGTTGTGTTGCTCGACGATTCTACCGCGCAAGTTGAATTGTCAATTTTCAATGAGCAGTTTGAAGCCAACCGCAACCTGCTCAAAGAAGATTCGCTACTCGTGCTGCAAGGCAAGGTGTCTGAAGACTCTTACACCGGTGGTTTGCGAATTTCAGCCGAGAACCTGTATTCGCTGGCCAGTGCACGTGCTCACTTTGTCAGCCGCCTGAGGCTTAGCATGAATGGACAATCGGATGCTGAAAAGCTGCGCGCCCTGCTGGAACCTTTTCGTGACCCTGAGCAGGGTTGTTTGGTTGAAATTGACTATCACAATGGCCATGCAGCCTGCGTGGCGCAACTGAGCAGTGATTGGAAAGTGCGCCCGGAAGAAGACCTGCTGATTGAAATGCAAGGCTGGTTGGGTGAAGGCAATGCCAAGTGGGTTTTTGGCTAA
- a CDS encoding DEAD/DEAH box helicase, translating to MTQTEPYTTNAAEEAALANVTFADFALHPDIQKAIDAQGYTQPTPIQAKAIPVVLTGVDVMGAAQTGTGKTAGFSLPILNRLMPLATENTSPARHPVRALILTPTRELADQVAANVHTYAKFTPLRSTVVYGGVDINPQIQALRRGVELVIATPGRLLDHVQQKSINLGQVQVLVLDEADRMLDMGFLPDLQRIINLLPKTRQNLLFSATFSPEIQKLAKSFMASPTLIEVARRNATSENIKQVIFALDSEEDKRMAVCHLIQSKALSQVIVFSNTKLGTARLARHLEKEGVSSTAIHGDKTQIERTKSLEAFKAGEVTVLVATDVAARGLDIADLPCVINYDLPTTPEDYVHRIGRTGRAGAKGTAYSFVVKRDERALKDIEKLIGKAFVREELEGFVPGVRAPREERGGREGRSEGRGEGRNEGRTYEGRSDRRPARSGDEAAPARERRPSRDMSYQGARFNDNAPIHRDAEYERLRAKLAQTRVKDSLFNQPYQESKEDKAAGEAAASGQSSVGNNKPKNKNAAPVAFLLGGSPRN from the coding sequence ATGACACAAACTGAACCGTATACCACCAACGCAGCTGAAGAAGCTGCACTCGCGAATGTAACCTTTGCAGACTTCGCGCTGCACCCCGACATCCAGAAAGCCATTGATGCCCAGGGGTACACCCAACCCACACCCATTCAAGCCAAAGCCATTCCAGTGGTGCTGACTGGCGTGGACGTGATGGGCGCGGCCCAGACCGGTACGGGCAAAACCGCTGGCTTCTCATTGCCGATTTTGAACCGCTTGATGCCGCTGGCCACGGAGAACACGTCGCCTGCCCGCCACCCGGTTCGTGCGCTTATTTTGACGCCCACTCGGGAGTTGGCTGACCAGGTTGCTGCCAATGTGCACACCTACGCCAAGTTCACTCCTCTGCGTTCCACTGTGGTGTACGGCGGTGTTGACATTAACCCCCAGATTCAGGCGTTGCGCCGTGGGGTTGAGTTGGTGATTGCCACGCCTGGGCGCTTGCTGGATCACGTTCAGCAAAAAAGCATTAACTTGGGCCAAGTGCAGGTGCTGGTACTGGATGAAGCCGACCGAATGCTGGATATGGGCTTTTTGCCCGACCTGCAACGAATAATCAATTTGTTGCCCAAAACGCGCCAGAACCTGTTGTTCTCCGCTACGTTCTCGCCTGAAATTCAGAAGCTGGCCAAAAGCTTCATGGCTTCGCCCACATTGATTGAAGTGGCGCGCCGCAATGCAACTTCCGAGAACATCAAACAGGTTATTTTCGCGCTCGACAGCGAAGAAGATAAACGCATGGCGGTTTGCCACCTGATTCAAAGCAAAGCGCTAAGCCAGGTCATTGTGTTTTCAAACACCAAGCTGGGCACTGCCCGTTTGGCGCGTCACCTTGAAAAAGAAGGTGTATCGAGCACAGCCATTCATGGCGACAAAACCCAGATTGAGCGAACCAAGTCGCTTGAAGCGTTCAAGGCTGGTGAAGTGACGGTGCTTGTGGCCACCGATGTAGCCGCACGCGGTTTGGACATTGCTGATTTGCCTTGCGTGATCAACTACGACCTGCCCACCACGCCTGAAGATTATGTGCACCGCATTGGCCGCACTGGCCGTGCTGGCGCCAAGGGCACTGCGTATTCGTTTGTCGTAAAACGCGATGAACGTGCCTTGAAAGACATTGAAAAGCTGATTGGCAAAGCCTTTGTGCGTGAAGAACTTGAGGGCTTTGTGCCTGGGGTACGCGCGCCAAGGGAAGAGCGAGGCGGTCGCGAAGGTCGCAGCGAGGGACGTGGCGAAGGCCGCAATGAGGGCCGCACTTACGAGGGTCGTTCCGACCGTCGCCCGGCACGAAGTGGTGATGAAGCTGCACCGGCCCGTGAACGCCGCCCTTCACGTGATATGTCTTATCAGGGGGCCCGTTTCAACGACAATGCGCCAATTCATCGCGATGCGGAATACGAACGCTTGCGTGCCAAGCTGGCCCAAACACGTGTGAAAGACTCGTTGTTCAATCAGCCTTATCAAGAATCCAAGGAAGACAAGGCCGCTGGTGAAGCTGCTGCTTCGGGTCAGTCTTCGGTTGGCAACAACAAACCAAAAAACAAGAATGCCGCGCCTGTGGCGTTTTTGTTGGGTGGTAGTCCGAGAAACTAA